In Chryseobacterium turcicum, a single window of DNA contains:
- a CDS encoding helix-turn-helix domain-containing protein has protein sequence MKTLGNGEFFGQTNKTLHFDGLVVTDTEYIHPYVDWHYHENAYFTFLLQGNMLEGNKKEIYDCAAGTLLYHHWQDPHYNKKPDIFTRGFHIEIPKEWFEALNINQTHLEGSFNLKNPELKILMYKIFKESKINDSNSEISVAQLLLDIFSQLTTPKLLLEKKPSWVKQIDELLHENFHEKLNLTEISQIVNVHPIHLSRDFHKYFHCNLGDYIRKLKINQSLSILTAKEKSLTEVALDCGFSDQSHFIRCFKENIGITPLKYRNLLK, from the coding sequence ATGAAAACTCTTGGTAATGGTGAATTTTTCGGGCAGACCAACAAAACGCTTCACTTTGATGGCTTAGTTGTGACCGATACAGAATACATTCACCCGTATGTTGATTGGCATTATCATGAGAACGCATATTTTACTTTTCTTCTTCAGGGGAATATGCTTGAAGGAAACAAAAAAGAAATCTACGATTGCGCTGCAGGCACACTACTCTATCATCATTGGCAAGATCCGCATTACAATAAAAAACCTGATATTTTTACCCGAGGTTTTCATATTGAAATACCCAAAGAATGGTTTGAAGCGTTGAACATCAATCAAACTCATCTCGAAGGAAGTTTCAATCTTAAAAATCCGGAGCTGAAAATTTTGATGTATAAAATTTTTAAAGAAAGTAAAATCAATGACAGTAATTCTGAAATCTCAGTAGCTCAATTATTATTAGATATTTTCAGTCAATTAACGACTCCGAAGTTGCTTTTAGAAAAGAAACCAAGTTGGGTAAAACAAATCGATGAACTTTTGCACGAAAATTTTCATGAGAAACTAAATCTGACGGAAATTTCTCAAATAGTAAATGTTCATCCTATTCACCTTAGCCGAGATTTTCATAAATATTTTCATTGTAATTTGGGAGACTACATTCGAAAGCTAAAAATTAATCAGTCTTTATCTATCCTTACAGCCAAAGAAAAATCTTTAACTGAGGTTGCTTTAGATTGTGGTTTTTCAGACCAAAGCCATTTTATTCGTTGTTTTAAAGAAAATATAGGAATTACACCTTTGAAGTACAGAAACCTTTTGAAATAA